A window of Chryseobacterium aquaeductus genomic DNA:
CTTGTAAATCAAAAAAAGGATCAGATTAATCAATCAGATCCAACAAAGTTTTTTCTTCTAAAATTTTGAGCGAGGCATCTCTTACCTCTATTAAAACGTCATGAAGTCCACAATGATCTTCATTACAGTTTTCACATTTTTCATAAAAATTTAAACTTACACACGGAAGCATGGCTATAGGTCCGTTTACCAGACGGATAATTCTCGCTAAACTTACTTTCTCAGGATGTTCT
This region includes:
- a CDS encoding RrF2 family transcriptional regulator is translated as MLSKKSQYAFKALSYLVEKRNEGPVLISEIAEYKRIPLKFLENILLELKKSDILDSKKGKGGGYFLREHPEKVSLARIIRLVNGPIAMLPCVSLNFYEKCENCNEDHCGLHDVLIEVRDASLKILEEKTLLDLID